A region from the Mycolicibacterium litorale genome encodes:
- a CDS encoding TetR/AcrR family transcriptional regulator, with protein sequence MSGHPGGEPAVTDPRSGARPAEGETARLRRSQILCAAVQVVARDGADRARLKDIATEANVSLGLVQHYFGTRQELMEQTFQVMMSVSLDAWHRLAATQPDPLVELFAGLRLHVVGSVTFSDRWGFWMELWASARRDAALAAIAHEVYERWTAPFRTALEALDQTGRAKARGSHDQTALVLMAIIDGLAIRLLVDPRAVTVEDMYDRMVEAVSALLGIPPAEGAAAADSARKIVGRGSFTESLTPELIGRVLGT encoded by the coding sequence ATGAGCGGTCATCCGGGTGGCGAACCAGCCGTGACGGACCCGCGGTCCGGCGCGAGGCCGGCCGAGGGGGAGACGGCCCGGCTGCGTCGATCGCAGATCCTATGTGCTGCAGTGCAAGTGGTGGCGCGCGACGGTGCTGACCGCGCTCGCCTGAAGGACATCGCCACCGAGGCGAACGTCAGCCTCGGACTGGTGCAACACTACTTCGGGACTCGCCAGGAGCTGATGGAGCAGACCTTCCAGGTCATGATGAGTGTGAGTCTAGACGCCTGGCACCGGCTTGCGGCCACTCAACCCGACCCGCTGGTGGAGCTGTTCGCAGGACTGAGACTGCATGTCGTCGGCAGCGTGACGTTCTCCGACCGCTGGGGATTCTGGATGGAGTTGTGGGCCTCGGCCCGCCGCGACGCAGCGCTGGCCGCCATCGCCCACGAGGTGTACGAGCGGTGGACCGCCCCGTTCCGCACTGCACTCGAAGCCCTCGATCAGACCGGACGTGCCAAGGCGCGCGGTTCACACGACCAAACGGCCCTCGTGCTGATGGCGATCATCGACGGCTTGGCAATCCGACTGCTTGTCGATCCTCGGGCGGTGACGGTCGAGGACATGTACGACAGGATGGTCGAAGCCGTAAGTGCCCTGCTGGGGATACCGCCTGCAGAGGGTGCGGCCGCCGCCGACTCGGCGAGGAAGATCGTCGGCCGGGGATCGTTCACCGAATCGCTGACGCCCGAGTTGATCGGACGAGTCCTCGGCACCTGA
- a CDS encoding phosphotriesterase family protein — translation MSQLNTAAGVIDTADLGVTLMHEHVFIMTTEILLNYPDAWGDESRREADAIARLDELKSRGVDTIVDLTVVGLGRYIPRIARIAARTDLNIVVATGLYTYNDVPFFFHFTGPGTALGGDEYMADMFVRDIEHGIADTGVKAAILKCATDEPGLTPGVERVLRAVAQAHRRTGVPISTHTHAATRRGLEQQRVFAEEGVDLSRVVIGHSGDSTDLGYLEELMAAGSYLGMDRFGVDVFLPFEDRVATVAALCERGHADQMVLSHDASCYFDALPQETVTQTMPNWHYLHIHNDVLPALRARGVTDEQITTMLVDNPRRIFEHSGGY, via the coding sequence GTGTCACAGCTGAATACCGCGGCGGGTGTCATCGACACCGCCGACCTGGGTGTCACGCTCATGCATGAGCACGTGTTCATCATGACCACCGAGATCCTGCTCAACTACCCCGACGCGTGGGGTGACGAGAGCAGGCGGGAGGCCGACGCGATCGCCCGCCTCGACGAGTTGAAGTCCCGCGGCGTCGACACCATCGTCGACCTGACGGTGGTGGGGCTGGGCCGCTACATCCCACGGATCGCGCGGATCGCCGCGCGCACCGACCTCAACATCGTGGTCGCGACGGGCCTCTACACCTACAACGACGTGCCGTTCTTCTTCCACTTCACCGGTCCCGGCACCGCGCTGGGCGGTGACGAGTACATGGCCGACATGTTCGTACGCGACATCGAACACGGCATCGCCGACACCGGCGTGAAGGCCGCGATCCTCAAATGCGCGACCGACGAACCCGGGCTGACCCCGGGCGTGGAGCGGGTGTTGCGCGCGGTCGCCCAGGCGCACCGGCGGACCGGGGTGCCGATATCGACCCACACCCATGCCGCGACCCGCCGCGGGCTCGAACAGCAGCGGGTGTTCGCCGAAGAGGGCGTCGACCTGTCCCGCGTGGTGATCGGGCATTCGGGGGACAGCACCGATCTCGGTTACCTCGAAGAACTCATGGCGGCGGGGTCCTACCTCGGGATGGACCGGTTCGGTGTCGACGTCTTCCTGCCGTTCGAGGACCGGGTCGCCACGGTGGCGGCGCTCTGCGAACGCGGCCACGCCGACCAGATGGTCCTGTCCCACGACGCCTCCTGCTACTTCGACGCGCTGCCGCAGGAGACCGTCACGCAGACGATGCCGAACTGGCACTACCTGCACATCCACAACGACGTGCTGCCCGCGCTGCGGGCCCGCGGCGTCACCGACGAGCAGATCACCACGATGCTCGTCGACAACCCCCGCCGCATCTTCGAGCACTCGGGCGGGTACTGA